A portion of the Intestinibacillus sp. Marseille-P6563 genome contains these proteins:
- a CDS encoding DUF554 family protein — MKYFTEIDAVEGLEAVDETDGIMLTGEECLMRTEAQRLLMQSLLLDPPETADDARLGQLFRIQTRLWTEKIAECAQVQLCIRLPDRPLDAFLPGTPAERSRLAAHLSRPDDWVNDRIQTLHAINPDLSCRGCRMMIANPLLFQTFLHALFETAQGCGVTRLSILLPFVADSQEVVYLKGILDGYAQTYAIACTLGIEIATPRAACIAGVLLGGLIGLLCGKRLTPRYQDTLMQATGLCILFVGIGGTLEKMLTVQNGKLTSGGTVMMVLCFALGSLLGEMANLEGRIEQFGAWLRQKTGNAKDPHFVNAFVTTSLTICIGAMAVVGSIQDGIAGDYSTLALKAVLDMLIVCVMAASLGKGCLFAAIPVGLFQGSITLLSRFLQPIMTQPALDNLSLTGSMLIFCVGVNLIWEKKFKPANMLPTIVVAVIWAWMPWA, encoded by the coding sequence ATGAAATATTTCACCGAAATCGACGCCGTGGAAGGGCTGGAAGCGGTCGATGAGACCGACGGCATCATGCTGACCGGCGAAGAATGCCTGATGCGTACCGAAGCCCAGCGGCTTTTGATGCAAAGCCTGCTGCTCGATCCGCCCGAAACGGCGGACGATGCCCGTTTGGGGCAGCTTTTCCGCATCCAGACCCGGCTGTGGACCGAAAAGATCGCAGAATGCGCCCAAGTACAGCTGTGCATCCGCCTGCCCGACCGGCCGCTCGATGCCTTTCTGCCGGGCACCCCGGCCGAACGGTCCCGCCTGGCTGCGCATCTGTCCCGTCCGGACGACTGGGTGAATGACCGCATCCAGACGCTGCACGCCATCAATCCCGACCTCAGCTGCCGCGGCTGCCGGATGATGATCGCCAATCCCCTTTTGTTCCAGACCTTTCTGCACGCGCTCTTCGAGACCGCGCAGGGCTGCGGCGTGACCCGTCTGTCCATTCTGCTGCCCTTTGTCGCCGACAGCCAGGAGGTGGTCTATCTCAAGGGCATCCTCGACGGTTATGCCCAGACCTACGCCATCGCCTGCACGCTCGGCATCGAAATCGCCACCCCACGCGCGGCCTGCATCGCCGGGGTACTGCTGGGTGGGCTGATTGGCCTACTTTGCGGCAAGCGGCTCACCCCCCGGTATCAGGATACGCTCATGCAGGCCACCGGCCTGTGTATTTTATTTGTCGGCATCGGCGGCACGCTGGAAAAAATGCTGACCGTCCAAAACGGCAAGCTCACCAGCGGCGGCACGGTCATGATGGTGCTGTGCTTTGCGCTCGGCTCGCTTTTGGGTGAAATGGCCAACCTGGAAGGCCGCATCGAACAATTCGGCGCCTGGCTGCGCCAAAAGACCGGCAACGCCAAAGACCCACACTTCGTCAACGCCTTTGTGACCACTTCGCTGACCATCTGCATCGGAGCCATGGCGGTTGTCGGCTCCATTCAGGACGGCATTGCCGGCGACTACTCGACTCTGGCGCTCAAGGCAGTGCTCGACATGCTGATCGTCTGCGTCATGGCCGCATCGCTCGGCAAAGGCTGTCTGTTTGCCGCCATCCCGGTCGGTTTGTTTCAGGGCTCGATCACGCTGCTTTCCCGGTTTTTGCAGCCCATCATGACCCAGCCCGCGCTGGACAACCTGTCGCTCACCGGCTCCATGCTGATCTTCTGTGTGGGCGTCAATCTGATCTGGGAGAAAAAATTCAAACCCGCCAACATGCTGCCCACCATTGTGGTGGCAGTCATCTGGGCCTGGATGCCCTGGGCATAA
- a CDS encoding biotin/lipoyl-containing protein has protein sequence MVSRVLVHEGDEVEQNQVLLVIEAMKMETSVVARVDGRVESLLVSENTEVKAGELLAIIK, from the coding sequence ATGGTATCGCGTGTACTGGTACACGAAGGCGACGAGGTCGAACAAAACCAGGTCCTGCTGGTCATCGAAGCAATGAAGATGGAAACTTCGGTCGTGGCACGTGTCGATGGCCGGGTGGAAAGCCTTCTGGTTTCGGAAAATACCGAGGTCAAGGCGGGCGAACTGCTGGCAATCATCAAATAA